In Acidimicrobiales bacterium, one DNA window encodes the following:
- a CDS encoding alpha/beta hydrolase — translation MTTINANEVALGVESFGDDDAPLVLLAGGTTMLSWPDGLCERLAAGGRRVVRYDLRDSGESTTADPDAPDYTLRDLAADAAALADALGGGPAHLAGIGVGGMVAQVAALDHPGAFSALTLAGTRAVAPGPPDDDLPDHDQATMSRLFAHPMPDWTDREAVAEFAAAGAEMLGDDPVAARSIAARVWDRTPGTAPPVQMANQMGMVFSRLDCTPRWRERLPEIEVPTLVVHGRRDPFFPVGNGKAIASEIPGARLLVLEEAATAIPDAAAGEVAEAMLALG, via the coding sequence ATGACCACCATCAACGCCAACGAGGTCGCCCTGGGTGTCGAGTCCTTCGGTGACGACGACGCACCACTCGTCCTGCTGGCGGGCGGGACGACGATGCTCTCCTGGCCCGACGGGCTCTGCGAGCGCCTCGCCGCCGGCGGGCGCCGCGTCGTCCGCTACGACCTGCGCGACAGCGGCGAGTCGACGACGGCGGACCCGGATGCGCCCGACTACACGCTGCGCGACCTCGCCGCCGACGCGGCGGCCCTTGCCGACGCGCTCGGCGGCGGGCCCGCGCACCTCGCGGGGATCGGCGTCGGCGGGATGGTCGCCCAGGTGGCCGCGCTCGACCATCCGGGCGCGTTCTCGGCGCTCACCCTGGCCGGCACCCGCGCGGTCGCGCCCGGCCCGCCCGACGACGACCTCCCCGACCATGACCAGGCGACGATGAGCCGGCTGTTCGCGCATCCGATGCCCGACTGGACCGACCGCGAGGCGGTGGCGGAGTTCGCCGCCGCCGGCGCGGAGATGCTCGGCGACGACCCCGTCGCCGCGCGCTCGATCGCCGCGCGCGTCTGGGACCGCACGCCCGGCACCGCGCCCCCGGTCCAGATGGCCAACCAGATGGGCATGGTGTTCTCCAGGCTCGACTGCACACCCCGCTGGCGCGAGCGCCTGCCCGAGATCGAGGTCCCCACGCTCGTCGTCCACGGCCGCCGCGACCCGTTCTTCCCCGTCGGCAACGGCAAGGCGATCGCAAGCGAGATCCCCGGGGCGCGGCTCCTCGTCCTCGAGGAGGCCGCCACTGCGATCCCCGATGCGGCGGCCGGCGAGGTCGCCGAGGCGATGCTCGCGCTCGGGTAG
- a CDS encoding DUF899 family protein has product MTATHENHQPAAVPPIVDRETWHASRDELLVREKEHMRAGDAIAAARRRLPMTEVDASTTVVGPDGHRTLLDLFEGREELVVYRHMWFPGEPFENQCEGCTMTYWATQNFSAYLSARGVSFAVFAEGRYAELARFVEFMGYPRHWYSTVDVEDDLVRGDGYGAWTCWLRQGDRVFLTNTVTGRGLEVSMTALALLDLTARGRLEAWQDYPEGWPEGKQPGWFWRSHDDGVGNNWTGGRPTVQWTRPGVTPVPASSEHHH; this is encoded by the coding sequence ATGACTGCCACCCACGAGAACCACCAGCCGGCGGCCGTTCCGCCGATCGTCGACCGGGAGACCTGGCATGCCTCCCGCGACGAGCTGCTGGTGCGGGAGAAGGAGCACATGCGGGCGGGCGATGCGATCGCCGCGGCCCGCCGTCGGCTCCCGATGACGGAGGTCGACGCGTCCACCACCGTGGTCGGCCCGGACGGGCACCGCACCTTGCTCGACCTCTTCGAGGGCCGCGAGGAGCTGGTGGTGTACCGGCACATGTGGTTCCCGGGCGAACCGTTCGAGAACCAGTGCGAGGGCTGCACCATGACCTACTGGGCCACGCAGAACTTCTCGGCGTACCTGAGCGCGCGTGGCGTCTCGTTCGCCGTGTTCGCGGAGGGGCGGTACGCCGAGCTCGCGCGGTTCGTCGAGTTCATGGGTTACCCGCGGCACTGGTACTCCACGGTCGACGTCGAAGACGACCTCGTCCGGGGCGACGGGTACGGCGCCTGGACGTGCTGGCTGCGCCAGGGCGACCGGGTCTTCCTCACCAACACGGTGACCGGCCGAGGCTTGGAGGTCTCGATGACGGCGCTGGCCCTGCTCGACCTGACGGCACGGGGCCGCCTGGAGGCCTGGCAGGACTACCCCGAGGGCTGGCCGGAGGGCAAGCAGCCGGGCTGGTTCTGGCGTAGCCACGACGACGGCGTCGGGAACAACTGGACGGGCGGGCGGCCGACCGTCCAGTGGACCCGCCCTGGCGTCACGCCCGTGCCCGCCTCCAGCGAGCACCACCACTGA
- a CDS encoding DUF6159 family protein has product MNRLSNAWRLSKASWQVLSHDRELVLVPIVAGIVAVVAFLVVLSPGALLGGTGDDSSGSWALYVFGALGLVAATWVFAIGQATVVAGAAQRMDGGDPTVGSAFAVARTRTGRILEWAVLATVVAIVLDIIEERLGLLGRIVSWLGSVAFSVLSFLALPVIVFENLGAIDAFKRSSQLLKATWGEQVAFSFGLGLLGFLLALPAFLIGGLLVATGMVVLQAVGIIAAVAWIALVMATTSALSAVFKAALYRYAVGAPVDPAFSTTDLSGAFQHR; this is encoded by the coding sequence ATGAACCGCTTGTCGAACGCGTGGCGTCTGTCCAAGGCCTCGTGGCAGGTGCTGTCGCACGACCGGGAGCTGGTCCTCGTGCCGATCGTGGCGGGGATCGTCGCCGTGGTGGCGTTCCTCGTGGTGCTCAGCCCCGGGGCGCTGCTGGGCGGCACCGGCGACGACAGCAGCGGCAGCTGGGCGCTGTACGTGTTCGGCGCCCTCGGCCTCGTCGCCGCCACGTGGGTCTTCGCCATCGGGCAGGCAACGGTGGTCGCCGGCGCCGCCCAGCGCATGGACGGCGGCGACCCCACGGTCGGTTCGGCGTTCGCCGTCGCCCGGACGCGCACCGGGCGCATCCTGGAGTGGGCGGTGCTCGCCACCGTCGTGGCGATCGTCCTCGACATCATCGAGGAGCGCCTCGGCCTCCTCGGCCGCATCGTCAGCTGGCTGGGCAGCGTGGCGTTCAGCGTCCTGTCGTTCCTGGCCCTGCCGGTGATCGTGTTCGAGAACCTCGGCGCCATCGATGCCTTCAAGCGCTCGTCGCAGCTGCTGAAGGCCACGTGGGGCGAGCAGGTCGCCTTCAGCTTCGGCCTCGGGCTCCTCGGGTTCCTGCTGGCCCTGCCGGCGTTCCTGATCGGCGGGCTCCTGGTGGCCACCGGCATGGTGGTGCTGCAGGCCGTCGGGATCATCGCCGCGGTGGCGTGGATCGCCCTGGTGATGGCGACGACGTCGGCCCTCTCGGCGGTGTTCAAGGCGGCGCTGTACCGCTATGCCGTCGGCGCCCCGGTCGACCCGGCGTTCAGCACGACCGACCTCTCCGGCGCCTTCCAGCACCGCTAG